tgtgtgtgtgtgtgtgtgtgtgtgtgtgtgtgtgtgtgtgtattcagatATCAAAGCTTTGGTCTCTCTGTGGTTTTATATTATCGGccgacaaacattttaaaatgattgaatCTCTCTACGAGCTCTGTGGATTCTTtgtttaaatgatttgtctGCATTAAAATAATACTGATGTGACCTTTAACCAACAGCCACTGTGAGGGTCAGCGCTGACGTACACAGTCTATATGTAGAGAGATTAAACTGTGACCAAGCTTGAGTctaaacaaaacatgtgttgtctgtaaataaaaacagcagactGATCCTTTAACCCGGCTTCAGTCGCCTCTCTTCCCCACAGAACTCCACCTGGTTTGGTCCGGTCTGTGTGTTTGGCCTTGAGGCCCGTCAGTGTGACCGTGTCACCCAGCCCAGGTTGGTCATTAACACAAATCCTGGTAAACATTAGCTGAGTCCAGTGTTGATGCAGCCAGAACCTCCCGAGGAGACGACGAGCACCTGATCGCCCACCTCGTATCACTCTTACATTCAGTagaaactacaacaacaacacatcgAAAACTTCTGCTGAGGCGCCTGAAGTGGATTTAATTCCTTTTTGTTGGGAGCAAAATAAGATCACATGTTGACTGagccactgtttgttttgaaggcGCGTCTGATTACAGATCTGGCGGCAGCTGATTTTAGGCTCAGTGTTTTTATCACAGCTGACGCGTCCAGCTGACTCCAGTGCAGTTACTGTGAGTGCAGTACATGTTATACTGCACCAGAAGAATTATTACCCTTTAATTTGTacaaatgatacatttaaagccttaaaaatcaacagaatatgaagaaatgtCCATTTTGATTACggttgtgttgcagagatatctgctgaagttagcatgctaaccagctagcctttAGCCATTTTGTACCTCAAGCAGTGAAAACCCGATATGAGACGACACCAAGCACTCCCCTGATGCTTCTAGCATCCAGTCTGGTGACAGTCAGTTGATACGACCGCTGGCTGCACCCTGGagatgctaccagcaaagtttcatgttgtgctgagccttcttagtggtttaaaaatagagattttgatgctagcataaaagtgcccgtagcactcccattgaaaattagtttgagctaaaaactaaaataaggtaaatcttaaaagtgtctctttcgttgtaattatgcttttacatgaaggtttgactcatatacattcacaaaaaagccttgtttgcattttgagcATTCTAGAAACTGAGCTTTctagctagcagcagttagcagctataTTTGCAGgtattcaacaggtggccagttctcacatattgcaccttttaaaacaatCCACGTGAAGAactcatatttacatttagacatttttgtCCTGAAGGTGAAACTGCTGAGAACACTGTGAGCAGGAAACAGATCCGAGTGTGACTCAGGTGTGCAAAATGTCAAACGGCTGCGAGCTGTATGAGCAGATGTTTACGCTCTGGAACAAACATGCAGCTCAAACACACCACGTTGTTTCCCTTCAGTCTAAAACTGATCTAAATGACTTTacaactttgttttcatctttctttgtaAAACAAAGCCTCAGGCCGAATTATCAAGccttaaaaagtcaaaattattaaataaaaagttGTAATTTATATAACAATCATGgctttttccctttctcttttgctctttGTCTCATAATAATGTCTTACTGTGggaaattatatatatttctttaatcAAGGATAAActttcatcatcttttctttctttaaatggCAGAACTGGGCCTCCAGAACCATCGTCCTCCTCCGAACAGCCCAACttctgatgaaaacacatttcttttggcTTATTTCGTATCgttaacacaaataaaagtaatttaattAAGAATGCCTCAGCTCCTCTGAGTCCATCAGAACTTGACCCTGGTTCTGCCTCCTCACCATCACTCCCCTCCTGTGTTTTACCAGACAGGTGATCTGAGGGCTCAAACCTTTAACCAGAGGGAGTCATGAATCTTTCCCAGGACTCCAAACTAATTCTGAGTTTCCACATCCTTCTGAATTAATCCCCTTCCCCTCTTCTTTCCCACAGACCTGGACACTGGCGGTGCCGTCACATGCTATGAAAGCCCAGTCACATGTTCTGATCTGCACCACTGtcctgcacagcagcagcatctgctCCCAGTCCTCCCATGGTGCCTTCAGGTACTGCCCACCTTCTCTGGTGCTTGCTCTGCATTACACACTGCAGTGACGCTCTCAGCTTTCTACATGCAGTTTTTCCTGAtgatcagtgatgatgatgactgtatCCAACATATGTGTCACATATCTTGACctaatttatacatttaaaaaaaaataaagacaaaacaatcagCTCCCATCGTTCACTCGAAGCAGTCATCTCACAGCTCCTATAACATGCAGaaagttcacatttttgtgCTTCCGGTCCCCTCGTCTCCAGCTCAGTGTGTCtcttggatttgtttttgtttcaatgGCTGAAATACAGATAACATCTTGTTCTTCAACATGATATACATCAGTAAATACCCCACGTGTGAATTAGAAAGAACCGGGAAGATGCTGTCTTCTGGTTCTACCTTTAAAAGAAGGTCTACAAGTAAGAACCAGAACAATCCTGACATCAAGATCCTGTTCCCGGCCCAGAGATCCAACATGtatgtgcagaaatgtgttgaAGAGATCAGACAGCTGTTGACAGAGGAGTCCTGAAGATGAGTCGACAAATAAAGGAAGAATTTAAAGTACAAAATGTGAagtctttctttatctttacCGACCAGTAATAAAATACTATTTTATTCTAAGAGAGGTTAAATAAACTTATTTTAAATATGGCTCTTGTACTTCAGATTTGAATCTCCTCTactttcagtttttcaaaacaTGGTACTCACAGGACTTACATAACACAAAGTCTGTTTTGCCAACACGAGTTAAAAATAAGATACTAATTCAACAAAAATAGTCACCAGTTTCAGCTTGATCAAATACAAACTTTATCCGCCCCCCGGGGCTTTGGGAAGCTTTacatcctccctccttccacacCCTGCGGAGCGTCTCTCAGAATTCCGACGGGCCTTGGAGGCAGCACACAAACCACATCCATCCGCCTTCAGTACCAGTGCGGACCGAACGGCACCGTGAAGCCGTCACACAGCACCCGGAGCGGATCCGAACAGCACTTACGACCACAGTGAGTTGTGTTCCAGGCGTGTAGGAGCgtgttgtgttggtgtgtgtgtccggGCGGAGGTGCAGCGTGTCGGCTCCgcgcggcggcggcggctgaCTTCAGTTTCCGGGTTTCCGTCTTTGTGCACACGGCACCGGGCTGGTGCAGAGCGCAGAAACCCAACGTGTTACTGTTTACctccagcgtgtgtgtgtgtgtttctgggagAAGACGGACACACATGGCGGGTACAGACGGACTGGCTGTGTCTGTGGTGGCCGTGAGCTGAGGTCGAGTCCCGGCAGCAGCACGAGGCCCGAGCCGCGAGCCCGGGCCGCAGCCACCTGGCCGGAGCCATCTGTCAGCATCCGCCGACAAACTTGACGATTAACAGCGGCTAGCAGCGCTGCTAACGCGGCTAACACACCGTCAGAACCCGGGGAGGCGGCGGAGCATCGACCGTGTCAGTATCACCGGCAGCTGCTCAGTAAGACCGACTCTGCTCCTGCTGAAGATGAGCGCCTCGTTTAGTTAATGTAGCTGTTTCCAGCCACCCGCAAACACGCGCCTGTATGAGCTGCGCGCCAGACCCCATTCAGAAAACCTCTAAGTTTAATGTAATATCACGTCACATGATGACAGCCGTCTCAACGTGACTGAATTTTTTGATAATCCAGTTTATAAGACTCATGTCTTTAATTCGGCTCAACATCCAACAAACTAGACAACGTATTTAACCGTTTTCTCACCCAGCTAACTGGGTCCATCTGTCCTCTCACAACACCGCCGTCTGTGGGTTGTAATTTGGTTTATCTGGCGGATAATGAGATCAGCTTCGTGTGATCACACCGGATTTGATTAATAATTGGTGTTTTGTAGTAATCTCACATCCAGAATTAGCCATAATCCGTCATTCACACGTCGTCTGGTTAAAGTTTTCCATTGTGTAACAGCGTGAAGTCCCTGAAAGCAAcgtcagacctgtgtgtgtgtgtgtgtgtgtgtgtgtgtgtgtgtgtgtgtgtgtgtgtgtgtgtgtgtcaactttgaccacaatgtgtgtgtttacttcagATGATTCATTATAATCTGTATTACTGTAGACAGAAGACATTTTATCTGCAGAGCGTAGTTCAGTTTACACTTGAAAGTGCATTTGAACGTCAGACGTGTGAATGTTGTAATGCTAGACTTTAATGATCAATTTCTTATTTTAGTTACACTCATTTTGTACTAAGTTTGTACTAATTACCACAATAAGTACTAATTACTGCTGTATTCGTCCACTACATGAGGACAGTGTTGTGCTGTGGTTGTAACGCTGCTGattaacaaacagaaatatgaaaagttGTGATAATAGTCAGAAAATGTGCAGTGATGATGCAACTCATCATCATAACGATGTAATATTTCCAGCCATGCTAGAGATATCTGACTCCCAAACCCTGAAACTGAACCTGgttaatgtttttgtattttttgcttaAAGTTTTGTATAATTGTGATGATTGTATTCGtcagttcagtgtttttatcttttttattatagtaaaaagtcttgttttcagtgttcagtTGGAAGTAATTAGTATAAATCTGTTTGATGATAGAAATGGTGCACAGTAATTCAGACGTGAGTGTGAAACGTTTTAACATGTTTGGTTTGAACGTAGCTTAACAAACACTCTTAAGCATCTTGTTGTTTCTGAACgtccctttttttatttctcagagACGATGGATGAGAAGAAGAGTCGACGCGTCGCGGTCGTGATGTTTCTCCTAGCCATGAGTTTGTCCGGCGGCGGCGGGTCGACCAGTTCGGACTGCAGCACGACAACTGCCGAGACCAACAGCGCGGTGCGTTCACTGTCAGCCGTGGTGGACTCCCAGATAGCCAAGGAGAGTCAGAGACAACACCTGGAGGCTCTGTTCAACAGGTGAGCTCCTCACAGTTTAACACTCAGTCACTGTTTTATTCTTGTTAGTTACATTAACAGGTGGCACAGAGATTAGTGTTCTTTACAACCACGTGAAGCTTCCTGACCATCTGACACTGAACTGGAGAAAATATAATGGAAACAATTCTGatgttgttgctttaaatcCAATACAGATATAGAGATATCAATACCATCATCAATTCTGCTAATCGGTGCCATTCTTTATCCACTTACTGACTCCTGATTGTCTTCTGTGTGgagtaaaaggaaaacagaacgGCGTATCTACATCTGTATTGATATTTCTCAGTCTGAGCACACTGAAGGTGCCTCAGGTGTGCAAACGTTCCGTGTTTAACTGCTGCGAGCTGTAGCAACAGTGAGTTAGTCATCACCATAAGctaatgaaatgaagaaaaactatttactttcattcaggttttttttgctgtcagaTGAACCCTGCTGAGCCTGCTGGGCGATGACGTCGTTATAACGTGAAGTTGACCTTCAGTAACGGTTACATGAtattaaatgaaacatgtttgtaacTGATTAACAGCAGGGACGTCTCCTCTGGACGTCGGCTTGTACGTATCATTTTTGCAGCGACTGATGACGTTGAATCTTTTCAGATATGGAGAAAACGGCACCATCTCTCTGGCTGGGTTAAAGCGTCTCTTGGAGAACGTGGGGCTGGACCGCATCAGGAACGTCATGGTGCGACATCACGAGCAAGCGGGTCACCAcgaccaccatcatcatcatcaccaccacgaAGGCCCCCATCAAAACCGTCCTCTCGACGACTCgcatcaccacaaacacgtcCACGCCGAACCGTCACCGGCCAAAAAGTTCCCAAAGAGCCCTGAGGTCTCCAAACACCAGGACATCCATGACGGCCTGGACGACAAGAAGACGGCGTCTCAGGAGGTGGACGCCACGGCGGCACACAGCACCCAGCTGGTGGTGAAACCTGAAGTTAATAAGAGtcaagacagcagcacagaaactGCCAACCTAGTAGTCAACCGGGAGAGTCGCCATGTCCACGACCACGACCACGACCACGACCATGTCCACGACCACGACCACGACCATGTCCACGACCACGACCATGTCCACGATCACGACCACCAGGATCTCCCTGACAACAACAGTGTGGACAGCAAAGAGGTAGGAGGACACACGCGTCTTACGTACAGCTGAGcaattttataaaatgttggATATTTGAGAGTTTCAATgtcaaatttacaaaaaaaatggaaaattgtAATCAGGGAATCAGATTAAATTAACGACCGCCTGTGAAGGcctgaatgtgtctctgtgtgcgtgtcactgctcagtgtttgtgtttcgcCTCCAGTGTCTGGATGCCTCCAGCATTCTCTCCTCTCACGGGATGTCTCAGGAGACGGGAGTGTCCGTCAGCGACTTCAGCTTCCTCTGCCCCGCCCTCCTCCACCAGATCGATGGCGGAGCGTGCATCCTGCATGTTCGCGCCACAGAACACGTCGACAGAGGTAGGAGCCTATCGATGGAAGGAGTCTACTCattctttaataaaaataatacttGTCGGACAGCAGCCAGCAGTGGCGATGATCAGGAGACTCTGCAGAAACACTCAGTTCGTCCACGTGAGTCCAGTTAGATCCGTGAACTCGTCTCGTAAACGTGGATCCAGACGAACACACGAGACACGTGAtatgaaaaaggcaaaaagtgATGCGTCGTTATCGAGCCATCATCTGCAGCCGCAGGAACAtttttatggaagttttgtatTCTGATGTGGCAAAACAAGACTGATcaaagtctgttttatttttatttccagacCATAAACACGGTCACGGTCACCATGGTGACCACAACAGCTCGCACCACGACCACGGCGAGCGCTCCGGTGGAGAAAGTGGCAAAAGCATCACAACAGGTGAggtgacatcacatcactgttatGGATTTATGTGGAAGTTTCTGGAGGACGTCTCGGGGAGCTGAAGTGTTTGTGACGGCTCTGTTGCAGCGTGGGTCGGCGGCTTCGTCTCCATCACCGTCATCAGCCTGCTCTCCCTGCTGGGCGTCATCCTCATCCCGCTCATGAACAGAGTTTTCTTCAacttcctcctcagcttcctGGTGGCGCTGGCCGTCGGCACGCTGAGCGGCGACGCCTTCCTTCATCTCATCCCCCACGTGAGTCGACTGGACGACCAGATGTTTGCAACTGGAAGTTCTAGTTTGCAGGAAGTTCACATCAGATGTCTTGTTGCCGCCTCAGGTTGTCCGTCCTCTCAAGTCGAATTTAAATTTAGCTCCgatcaaaaatgcaaataattcTTCTGCATCTGTTCGGCGTTTTTCAGTTCAGGGACTGAAGATCTGTAGCTTTTAGGTCTTCTGATGTCAGGTTTATGAGGTTCTTATGTCtcagtcagtgtgttacctgcagtagGTCTCCTCAAGTCAGACCAAACtaaaagaagaggaggtgtTGAAAGACCTGGTTCTGTCTGgtgtaaactgtaaatgttccCCAGCTGCTTTTCGGTTGTTTTGCTGTCGACCGCCTCGTCTCATTCAAgcctttctg
Above is a window of Acanthopagrus latus isolate v.2019 chromosome 21, fAcaLat1.1, whole genome shotgun sequence DNA encoding:
- the slc39a6 gene encoding zinc transporter ZIP6, coding for MDEKKSRRVAVVMFLLAMSLSGGGGSTSSDCSTTTAETNSAVRSLSAVVDSQIAKESQRQHLEALFNRYGENGTISLAGLKRLLENVGLDRIRNVMVRHHEQAGHHDHHHHHHHHEGPHQNRPLDDSHHHKHVHAEPSPAKKFPKSPEVSKHQDIHDGLDDKKTASQEVDATAAHSTQLVVKPEVNKSQDSSTETANLVVNRESRHVHDHDHDHDHVHDHDHDHVHDHDHVHDHDHQDLPDNNSVDSKECLDASSILSSHGMSQETGVSVSDFSFLCPALLHQIDGGACILHVRATEHVDRDHKHGHGHHGDHNSSHHDHGERSGGESGKSITTAWVGGFVSITVISLLSLLGVILIPLMNRVFFNFLLSFLVALAVGTLSGDAFLHLIPHSQRGVSQHHEDPMMNFSEGHHHHHEEEENLDGVWKGLTALSGVYFMFLIEHFLTLGKMYKDKKQKIQKKWDQNDKADPEKQPALEENDLKPTEDVETNGAGMYGDHSSSLQAGGLAEEEQSMLAQHVSVVSLQGYAEVSGAAAYTDEDCENKCHSHFHDTVGQADSMHHHHHDYHHILHHHHSQNHHPHSHSHSYSEEHFQQAGVATLAWMVIMGDGLHNFSDGLAIGAAFTEGLSSGLSTSVAVFCHELPHELGDFAVLLKSGMTVRQAILYNVLSAMMAYLGMVTGILIGHYADNISMWIFALTAGLFLYVALVDMVPEMLHNDAGDHGFSHCGFFLLQNAGILLGFSIMLLIAVFEHKIQLDLGY